The Aureitalea marina genome includes a window with the following:
- a CDS encoding M1 family metallopeptidase codes for MRINLILLILLLWSTSLLAQTYTREDSIRGSITPERAWWDLQHYDLEVKVYPQQQYISGTNVITFKTISTSDKMQIDLQAPMQIDSVVYKGQIIKVTNEASAHYLELPEIDISAEDQVTIYWSGEPKVAVRPPWDGGWTWQQDSNGKAFIATSNQGIGSSVWWPNKDHPADEPDKGVDLKINVPAGLTAVGNGRLLRKWEAADRITYHWKVVNPINNYGVNVNIGDYVNFQETYAGEAGNLDLDYWVLRENEEKAREQFKQTPMMMKAFEHWFGPYPFYEDSFKLVEVPYLGMEHQSSVTYGNGYQNGYRGTDLSGSGWGLKFDFIIIHEAGHEWFANNITNTDVADMWIHEGFTAYSENLYLDYYHGTDASADYVIGTRRNIQNQTPIIGDYGVARSGGNDMYYKGANMLHTLRQLVEDDEKWRQMLRGLNKEFYHQTVSSKQVEDYLSAQKGADLSSFFDQYLRTSKIPVLNYSIEDKTLEFYYENIIEGFDMPVIALINGEEQWIFPKATLEQLEWKETIEKFEIKRDFYINSENHKKN; via the coding sequence ATGCGAATCAACCTAATCCTTTTGATCCTGCTGCTTTGGTCCACTTCTTTATTGGCCCAGACTTATACCAGGGAAGACAGCATCCGTGGGAGTATAACCCCAGAGCGGGCCTGGTGGGATCTGCAGCATTATGACCTGGAGGTCAAGGTCTATCCCCAGCAGCAATATATCAGTGGTACCAATGTGATCACCTTTAAAACCATCAGTACTTCCGATAAGATGCAGATAGACCTGCAAGCACCCATGCAGATCGATTCAGTTGTGTACAAGGGTCAAATAATCAAAGTGACGAACGAGGCTAGTGCCCATTATCTGGAATTGCCCGAGATCGACATCAGTGCAGAAGATCAGGTGACCATTTACTGGTCTGGGGAACCCAAAGTGGCCGTACGTCCGCCATGGGACGGTGGATGGACCTGGCAGCAAGACAGCAACGGTAAAGCCTTCATTGCGACCTCGAACCAGGGTATTGGTTCTAGTGTCTGGTGGCCCAACAAGGACCATCCGGCGGATGAGCCTGATAAGGGGGTTGACCTTAAGATCAATGTACCCGCTGGGCTAACTGCGGTAGGAAATGGCAGATTGCTCCGCAAATGGGAAGCGGCCGACCGAATCACCTATCATTGGAAGGTGGTCAACCCGATCAACAATTATGGAGTGAATGTGAACATCGGAGATTACGTCAATTTCCAGGAAACCTATGCCGGTGAGGCCGGCAATCTGGATCTGGACTATTGGGTACTTCGGGAAAATGAAGAAAAGGCCAGGGAGCAGTTCAAACAAACCCCCATGATGATGAAGGCCTTTGAACACTGGTTTGGCCCCTACCCTTTTTACGAGGATAGCTTTAAGCTGGTAGAAGTTCCATATTTGGGTATGGAACACCAAAGTAGTGTGACCTATGGAAACGGCTATCAGAACGGCTACCGCGGAACAGACCTGTCCGGTTCGGGCTGGGGTCTAAAGTTCGATTTCATTATCATTCATGAGGCTGGTCACGAGTGGTTTGCCAACAACATTACCAATACGGATGTGGCAGATATGTGGATTCATGAAGGGTTCACGGCCTATAGTGAAAACCTGTACCTGGATTACTATCACGGGACAGATGCTTCCGCCGACTATGTCATCGGAACGCGCAGGAATATTCAGAATCAGACTCCCATTATCGGAGACTATGGAGTGGCTCGATCTGGTGGTAACGATATGTATTACAAGGGAGCCAATATGCTACATACTCTCAGACAGTTAGTGGAAGATGATGAAAAGTGGCGGCAGATGTTGCGAGGGCTTAACAAGGAATTCTATCATCAAACCGTAAGTTCCAAGCAGGTAGAAGATTATCTCAGTGCCCAAAAAGGAGCCGATCTCTCCAGTTTCTTTGACCAGTATCTAAGGACATCCAAGATCCCTGTACTGAATTATTCGATTGAGGATAAGACCTTAGAATTCTATTACGAGAATATCATAGAAGGATTCGACATGCCAGTCATTGCCCTGATCAACGGAGAGGAACAATGGATCTTTCCCAAGGCAACTTTAGAGCAACTGGAATGGAAAGAGACAATTGAGAAATTCGAGATCAAGCGGGATTTCTACATCAATTCCGAGAATCATAAAAAAAACTAA
- a CDS encoding carbon-nitrogen hydrolase family protein — MKVWVGLVQQASAFFDKEKGLEQLAHWTAECAKNKCDLVVFPESFIPGYPRGFDFGAVVGSRNDEGRELYNQYHKQSMDLSGEDGALLEDLAKEHQQYLVVGITEKEQDHGSLYCSMVYVSPEKGIMGVHRKIKPTGTERVIWAEAGAESLVSFQTEIGRLGGLICWENYMPLARMSMYERGVQIYLAPTADARDSWVRSLQHIALEGRCFVMGCNQYFTPDMYPEELSSQLRNEERAKCRGGSVIVSPFGEIIAGPLWDESGLVVAEIDLEDINRSKLDFDPKAHYNRPDIFKFDVPDQPPTYEE, encoded by the coding sequence ATGAAGGTCTGGGTGGGCTTAGTTCAGCAAGCTTCAGCTTTTTTCGATAAAGAGAAAGGCCTGGAACAATTAGCCCATTGGACTGCGGAATGCGCCAAGAATAAGTGCGACCTGGTTGTATTCCCCGAATCGTTCATCCCGGGTTATCCAAGGGGCTTCGATTTTGGAGCAGTTGTGGGAAGCAGGAATGATGAGGGCCGCGAACTCTACAATCAATATCACAAACAGAGCATGGACCTCAGTGGTGAGGACGGGGCCTTGCTGGAAGATCTGGCTAAAGAACACCAACAATACTTGGTTGTTGGAATAACTGAAAAAGAGCAGGATCACGGAAGTCTATATTGTTCTATGGTGTATGTTTCTCCGGAAAAAGGTATCATGGGAGTGCATCGAAAGATCAAACCGACGGGAACAGAACGCGTGATCTGGGCAGAAGCTGGTGCGGAAAGCCTGGTCAGTTTTCAGACTGAGATAGGACGTCTGGGTGGGCTTATTTGTTGGGAGAACTACATGCCCCTGGCCAGGATGAGCATGTATGAGAGAGGGGTGCAAATTTATTTGGCTCCAACAGCGGATGCACGCGACAGCTGGGTACGGAGTTTACAGCATATTGCCCTGGAGGGGCGTTGCTTTGTGATGGGTTGTAATCAGTATTTCACACCGGATATGTACCCGGAAGAATTGAGCTCTCAACTTAGAAATGAGGAAAGAGCAAAATGCCGCGGCGGAAGCGTGATCGTATCCCCCTTTGGAGAAATTATTGCGGGACCCCTATGGGATGAGTCCGGTCTGGTGGTAGCCGAAATTGACCTGGAAGACATTAACAGGTCCAAGCTTGACTTTGACCCCAAAGCGCACTACAACCGTCCTGATATCTTTAAGTTTGACGTTCCCGATCAACCTCCGACCTATGAAGAATAA
- a CDS encoding amidohydrolase family protein translates to MKNKPEFRLVGPLLILVLIGCQNRQQPRWDLALEGGQILDLDSGVYSQGNIYIKDGIIDSISSERLPADRVIDATGKFILPGFWDNHVHFRGGDSLIQENKDYLRWFLINGITSVRDAGGDLGLEVIGWRDSINSGLLDGPTIYTAGPKLDGPNATWAGSLVVDSDPSVSKALDSLQSLKVDFVKLYDSRISREAYLWSLQEAENRGYISSGHMPFTVNLDEAVAAGQDAIEHLYYVLKGCSAEEDQITEQVQLGELGFWGSMDQLMATYSEDQMKMTARMLIDNNTVVVPTLYIGQTLSYLDETDHSQDAWLKLVSPKMQATYQGRIDRSLNSSEEAREERKQLDKVFRQLTARLNEEGVTLLSGSDSGAYNSYVYPGTSLHGELRAMVDVGLEPIAALRTSASNGARFMRVNDQVGSIQEGMVADLVILTADPLEDISNSRKLDKVIKVGQVFDPAQMAKEIGCESCLD, encoded by the coding sequence ATGAAGAATAAGCCAGAATTTAGATTAGTAGGACCGCTCTTGATTTTGGTCCTAATTGGATGTCAAAACCGCCAGCAGCCTAGATGGGACTTGGCTTTAGAAGGAGGTCAAATCCTCGATCTCGATAGCGGAGTCTATAGCCAGGGGAACATCTACATCAAGGATGGCATCATTGACAGTATCAGCAGTGAGAGATTACCTGCTGATCGAGTGATCGATGCCACGGGTAAATTCATACTTCCCGGGTTCTGGGACAATCATGTCCATTTCAGAGGTGGGGATTCCCTGATCCAAGAGAACAAGGACTACCTCAGGTGGTTCCTGATCAACGGGATTACCAGTGTGAGAGATGCCGGTGGTGATCTGGGCCTGGAAGTCATTGGTTGGCGGGATTCCATCAATTCCGGCCTGCTGGATGGTCCCACCATCTATACGGCCGGACCTAAACTGGACGGCCCTAATGCCACCTGGGCAGGCTCCCTGGTAGTGGATTCTGATCCCTCGGTCAGTAAGGCCTTGGACTCCCTGCAAAGTCTTAAAGTGGATTTTGTCAAACTTTATGATAGTCGGATCTCACGAGAAGCCTATTTGTGGTCCCTGCAAGAGGCAGAAAATCGAGGATATATCAGCAGCGGACATATGCCTTTTACGGTCAATCTTGATGAAGCCGTAGCCGCTGGTCAGGATGCCATAGAACATTTGTATTATGTATTGAAAGGATGTTCTGCAGAAGAGGATCAGATCACTGAACAAGTCCAACTAGGCGAATTGGGTTTTTGGGGCTCCATGGATCAATTGATGGCCACTTACAGTGAGGATCAGATGAAGATGACCGCCAGGATGCTTATAGATAATAACACCGTTGTGGTGCCCACGCTATATATTGGGCAGACACTTAGTTACCTGGACGAAACAGATCACAGTCAGGATGCCTGGCTGAAACTGGTGAGTCCCAAGATGCAAGCAACCTACCAGGGAAGAATTGATCGATCACTCAATTCCAGTGAAGAAGCCAGGGAGGAGAGGAAGCAATTGGATAAGGTGTTCAGACAACTCACTGCCCGTCTTAATGAAGAGGGCGTAACCTTGCTCTCAGGATCAGATAGCGGTGCCTATAATTCTTATGTTTATCCAGGCACTTCGCTGCACGGTGAATTAAGGGCTATGGTGGACGTTGGTTTGGAGCCAATAGCTGCACTCAGAACCTCCGCTAGCAATGGCGCAAGATTTATGCGTGTTAACGATCAGGTTGGCAGCATACAAGAAGGCATGGTGGCGGATCTGGTCATTCTCACTGCCGACCCCTTGGAAGATATCAGTAACAGCCGAAAACTGGACAAGGTGATCAAAGTAGGACAGGTCTTCGACCCAGCACAAATGGCGAAGGAGATCGGTTGTGAATCATGTTTGGACTAA
- a CDS encoding YdeI/OmpD-associated family protein, with product MEKPELYFPRDVEWREWLEINHNRYQQGVYLIFNKLETKIPTMRWEEAVKVALCFGWIDATVKSLGGGKRRQYFCPRRKKSGWSALNKQYIEELDLAGLMHESGWQRIQQALEDGSWTKLDDIEKGIIPEPLQAAFHLNPMAYENFNNFSPGYRKSYIRWVTEAKREETRNKRIAEVVRLCAANIKARN from the coding sequence ATGGAGAAGCCAGAGCTATATTTCCCCAGGGATGTGGAGTGGCGAGAATGGTTGGAGATCAATCACAACCGCTACCAGCAGGGTGTTTACTTGATCTTCAATAAACTGGAGACCAAGATTCCAACCATGCGCTGGGAAGAAGCGGTCAAGGTAGCTCTTTGTTTCGGTTGGATCGATGCGACGGTAAAGAGTCTGGGCGGTGGTAAACGACGACAATACTTTTGCCCCAGGCGAAAGAAAAGTGGCTGGAGCGCCCTCAACAAACAATATATTGAAGAACTTGACCTGGCTGGTCTTATGCATGAGAGCGGTTGGCAGCGGATTCAACAGGCTTTGGAAGATGGCTCCTGGACCAAGCTTGACGATATAGAAAAAGGCATAATTCCAGAACCGTTACAAGCTGCATTTCATCTCAATCCCATGGCCTATGAGAACTTCAATAATTTTAGTCCGGGCTATCGAAAATCATATATCCGCTGGGTCACTGAAGCCAAGCGAGAAGAGACCCGGAATAAGCGAATTGCTGAGGTTGTTCGTCTTTGTGCGGCCAATATCAAGGCGAGAAACTAA
- a CDS encoding amidohydrolase family protein: MFNKLTWLFLAILLVQPSLAQRKKKKESTTASKEWEVANPGMGFNYRSHQFSTEEGTWMNLDVSPDGQTIVFDLLGDIYSIPIEGGQAKALATGIPYQLQPRFSPDGKKILFTSDEGGGDNLWVMNADGTDPKQITKESFRLLNNGVWTPDGQYVIARKHFTSGRSLGAGEMWQYHMTGGSGVQITKRKNDQQDVNEPFVSPDGRYLYYSEDMYPGGFFQYNKDPNDQIYVIKRYDFETGKTITVTGGPGGAARPTISRDGKKMAFVRRVRTKTVLFVHDLETGQEWPIYDNLSKDQAEAWAIFGVYPNMSWTPSGQLVFWDKGKIKIIEANSLSINDIPFQVNVNIQLAETVKFDLPMPGSEFSPKVIRQAITSPDGNTLVFQAVGYLWKKQLPNGTPTRLTSGEDFEFEPSFSPDGQQVVFVSWNDEEKGKIMTVSLNGGTARALTSGKGTYRTPSYSRDGRMLVFRKERGNTDQGFTFTKNPGVYTMPSSGGEEKFLTTEGEYPIFSADGDRIILQTGGTYFGSLTKKLISVNLDGIDKREHISSKYANRLVPSPDNKWIAFTHLHKLFVAPLMMTGKSVSLDDKSKSVPVSALAEDAGINIHWSRDSQKIMWTLGSEYFSNNLKDRFTFLPGSPDKVGATTKNGTDIGLSVPWNKPTGIIALTNARLITMEDDQVIENGTIIVENNRIKSMGVRDLVIPPSGATVYDLKGKTIMPGLVDAHAHIGAFRYGLTPQQNWQFMANLAYGVTTAHDPSANTETVFSLSELVKSGGLTGPRLYSTGFILYGADGDFKAVINSLDDARSNIRRTKAFGAGSVKSYNQPRREQRQQVLQAARELGINVVPEGGSTFYHNMTMIVDGHTGIEHNIPVAPVYKDVIELWKTSGTGYTPTLIVNYGGLNGEYYFYERDNVWENEKLLRFTPRRIVDSRSRHRNKAPAEEYDNGHILVSETAKTLSDNGVKVNMGAHGQLQGLGAHWETWMMAQGGMSNMEALKTATINAANYIGAGKFVGSLKAGKMADLIVLTDNPLDNIENTQSIEMVMANGRLYDADTMNEIGNSPKERPPFWWEISGYNQAFPWHETSQSFMRAGCGCHIGHQ; the protein is encoded by the coding sequence ATGTTCAACAAACTAACCTGGCTGTTCCTGGCTATTCTTTTGGTACAGCCTTCCCTCGCGCAACGCAAAAAGAAAAAAGAATCAACTACAGCATCTAAAGAATGGGAAGTTGCGAACCCCGGGATGGGTTTCAACTACCGTTCGCATCAATTCTCCACTGAAGAAGGCACTTGGATGAACCTGGATGTGAGTCCGGACGGGCAGACCATTGTATTCGATCTCTTGGGGGATATTTACAGCATCCCAATTGAAGGTGGGCAGGCAAAGGCTCTTGCCACAGGAATCCCTTATCAGCTTCAGCCTCGCTTTAGCCCGGACGGAAAAAAGATTCTCTTTACGAGCGATGAAGGCGGTGGGGACAACCTATGGGTGATGAATGCGGATGGAACTGACCCCAAACAGATCACCAAAGAGAGTTTTCGTCTATTGAATAATGGTGTATGGACACCGGATGGTCAGTACGTAATAGCCCGTAAGCATTTCACCTCGGGGCGTAGCCTGGGAGCCGGCGAGATGTGGCAATATCATATGACCGGAGGTAGTGGCGTTCAGATCACCAAACGAAAGAACGACCAACAGGATGTCAACGAACCATTTGTATCTCCCGATGGCCGATATCTCTATTACAGTGAGGACATGTATCCCGGGGGATTCTTTCAATACAACAAAGACCCCAACGATCAGATCTATGTGATCAAGCGATATGATTTCGAAACTGGTAAGACGATTACGGTAACCGGTGGACCCGGTGGCGCAGCCCGACCCACCATCTCAAGAGATGGTAAGAAAATGGCCTTTGTACGGCGGGTTAGGACCAAGACCGTTCTATTTGTTCACGACCTGGAAACTGGGCAAGAGTGGCCCATATATGACAACCTGAGCAAAGACCAGGCAGAGGCCTGGGCCATCTTTGGCGTTTATCCCAACATGAGTTGGACACCCAGTGGTCAATTGGTTTTTTGGGACAAGGGAAAGATAAAGATTATCGAAGCTAACTCGCTGTCTATCAATGATATTCCTTTTCAAGTTAATGTAAACATTCAACTGGCAGAAACGGTCAAATTCGATCTGCCTATGCCGGGAAGTGAGTTCTCACCCAAGGTGATCCGGCAAGCAATTACCTCTCCTGATGGGAACACCCTGGTCTTCCAGGCAGTTGGATATTTATGGAAAAAGCAACTGCCCAATGGTACACCGACCCGACTGACTAGCGGGGAAGATTTCGAGTTTGAACCCAGTTTCAGTCCCGATGGGCAACAGGTTGTATTTGTAAGCTGGAACGATGAAGAAAAAGGGAAGATCATGACCGTGTCACTTAACGGAGGTACCGCAAGAGCATTGACCAGCGGTAAAGGGACCTACAGGACCCCATCTTATTCCCGGGATGGCCGTATGCTGGTCTTCAGGAAAGAACGGGGAAACACGGATCAGGGATTCACCTTCACCAAGAATCCTGGTGTCTATACCATGCCCAGTTCTGGCGGAGAAGAAAAATTCCTCACTACAGAAGGGGAATATCCGATCTTCAGTGCAGATGGGGATCGAATCATTCTTCAAACAGGAGGAACCTATTTTGGTAGTCTGACCAAAAAGTTGATCAGTGTTAATCTAGACGGTATAGACAAAAGAGAGCACATTAGCTCCAAATATGCCAATAGATTGGTGCCTAGTCCGGATAATAAATGGATCGCATTCACCCATCTCCACAAATTGTTTGTTGCCCCACTGATGATGACCGGAAAATCGGTATCCCTTGACGACAAAAGTAAATCGGTGCCGGTATCCGCCCTGGCCGAAGACGCTGGGATCAACATTCATTGGTCCCGTGATTCTCAGAAGATCATGTGGACTCTAGGCAGCGAGTACTTCTCCAACAATCTCAAAGACAGATTTACCTTTTTACCCGGCTCTCCGGATAAGGTCGGAGCAACCACCAAGAACGGAACTGACATCGGCCTTAGCGTGCCCTGGAACAAGCCCACAGGAATAATTGCATTGACCAATGCGCGGCTAATCACCATGGAGGACGATCAGGTTATTGAAAATGGGACCATCATCGTGGAGAACAACCGAATAAAATCTATGGGAGTCCGTGATTTGGTCATCCCTCCCTCAGGGGCCACCGTCTATGACCTGAAGGGCAAGACCATCATGCCAGGATTGGTGGACGCCCATGCCCATATCGGTGCCTTCCGCTACGGCTTGACACCTCAGCAGAACTGGCAATTCATGGCCAACCTGGCCTATGGGGTAACAACAGCCCACGATCCATCTGCCAACACAGAGACTGTCTTCTCACTTTCAGAATTAGTTAAAAGTGGAGGTTTGACTGGACCACGACTCTACTCCACCGGCTTTATTCTTTACGGTGCGGATGGCGACTTTAAGGCAGTGATCAATAGCCTGGACGACGCCAGAAGTAATATCAGACGTACCAAGGCATTTGGAGCCGGAAGTGTGAAGAGTTATAATCAACCTAGAAGGGAGCAACGGCAGCAAGTACTGCAGGCTGCCCGGGAATTGGGCATCAATGTGGTACCGGAAGGTGGATCGACCTTCTATCACAATATGACCATGATCGTGGATGGACATACCGGAATAGAGCACAATATACCGGTAGCTCCGGTATACAAGGATGTCATTGAACTTTGGAAGACCAGCGGAACGGGTTATACCCCTACCCTGATCGTCAATTACGGCGGGTTAAACGGTGAATATTACTTCTACGAAAGAGACAACGTCTGGGAGAATGAGAAACTCTTGAGGTTTACCCCTCGTCGGATCGTGGATAGCCGTTCTCGCCATAGAAACAAAGCTCCAGCAGAGGAGTACGATAATGGACATATTTTGGTTTCCGAAACAGCCAAAACATTAAGCGATAATGGCGTTAAGGTCAATATGGGGGCCCACGGCCAATTGCAAGGTCTGGGCGCTCACTGGGAAACCTGGATGATGGCCCAGGGTGGGATGTCTAACATGGAAGCCTTGAAAACGGCTACCATCAATGCCGCCAATTACATAGGAGCCGGTAAGTTCGTCGGGTCACTAAAAGCCGGAAAAATGGCTGACCTCATTGTGCTGACCGATAATCCACTGGACAATATCGAGAACACCCAAAGCATAGAAATGGTCATGGCCAATGGTCGATTGTACGATGCAGATACCATGAATGAGATTGGTAATTCTCCAAAGGAGCGACCTCCTTTTTGGTGGGAGATCAGTGGTTACAACCAGGCCTTCCCCTGGCATGAGACCAGCCAGAGCTTTATGCGAGCTGGTTGTGGTTGTCACATTGGACATCAATAA
- a CDS encoding ATP-binding cassette domain-containing protein — protein sequence MVFELRHISKSYGSRAILNSVSLQVDTGEVIGIFGRNGCGKTTLFQCIAGQISSSISIVVDGESVHPKNLLLNGILGYVPQQPFLPAHVKIRDLIPLYLKEEADQDLLYYDPILSGLMNNRPGELSIGERKITELLLVGNLRRPVLILDEPFTMLEPIQIERAKELILQWASHSAILISDHYYREVEAITDRNMVLEEGIGHWIRDQSDWNKFDYRID from the coding sequence GTGGTTTTTGAACTGCGTCACATCTCCAAGAGCTACGGCAGCAGGGCTATTTTAAACTCCGTTAGTCTGCAGGTCGACACTGGTGAGGTGATCGGGATCTTTGGGCGAAATGGTTGCGGCAAGACCACACTTTTTCAATGTATAGCCGGGCAGATATCCAGTTCGATCTCCATAGTAGTGGATGGTGAGTCAGTGCATCCCAAAAATTTGTTATTGAACGGGATCTTAGGGTATGTACCCCAGCAACCCTTTTTACCGGCCCACGTCAAAATACGAGACCTGATCCCGCTTTACCTTAAGGAAGAGGCCGACCAGGACCTGTTGTACTACGATCCTATATTATCCGGTTTAATGAATAACCGTCCGGGCGAATTATCCATAGGAGAACGAAAAATCACCGAATTATTGCTGGTCGGGAATTTGAGACGTCCAGTACTTATTTTGGACGAACCCTTTACCATGCTTGAACCCATTCAAATTGAGCGGGCCAAGGAATTGATCCTGCAATGGGCTTCCCATTCTGCCATATTGATTTCCGATCACTATTACCGAGAAGTAGAGGCCATCACCGATCGGAACATGGTCTTGGAAGAAGGTATAGGACACTGGATCAGGGACCAGTCAGATTGGAATAAGTTTGACTATCGGATAGACTGA
- a CDS encoding LysM peptidoglycan-binding domain-containing protein, which translates to MVKEKYQSVLDLGQKLNIQDGDVQVDGDVLKVWGTAATPHEKDQLWDEIKRVGGENPCDIMADIKVADDSVYARHTVASGESLSLIAKNYYGDAMKYHQIFKANTDILKNPDLIKPGQELIIPNL; encoded by the coding sequence ATGGTTAAAGAAAAGTATCAAAGCGTCCTGGATCTGGGACAAAAATTAAACATACAGGACGGTGATGTCCAGGTAGATGGTGATGTTCTCAAAGTTTGGGGAACAGCTGCAACACCTCATGAAAAGGACCAGCTCTGGGACGAGATCAAACGAGTTGGTGGGGAAAATCCCTGTGATATAATGGCGGATATAAAAGTAGCTGACGATTCTGTCTATGCCCGGCATACTGTTGCTTCCGGAGAATCTCTTAGTCTGATCGCCAAAAATTATTATGGGGATGCCATGAAATACCATCAGATCTTCAAAGCCAATACAGATATTCTTAAGAACCCCGACCTGATTAAACCCGGCCAGGAACTCATCATTCCTAACCTCTGA
- a CDS encoding sulfite exporter TauE/SafE family protein, translating into MINLGAFLSRPARVLIFWKYIDWRVFWYFVPSAMLGAILAAWWFSRVNIPWIQLAVGLFLVSTVFQYRFGKRKAAFKTELWHFIPLGFLVSMVGTFTGGMGPILNPFLLNVGITKEALVGTKGAQSFFLGLAQVGSYTFFGLLSPELWTYGIALGIGASLGNWIGKKILKRMSARSFRQWVIAFMVISGLVLIIRAIPELL; encoded by the coding sequence GTGATCAACCTGGGAGCTTTCTTGAGCCGGCCGGCCAGAGTGCTCATCTTTTGGAAGTATATCGACTGGCGGGTTTTCTGGTATTTCGTGCCTTCTGCCATGTTAGGGGCAATTTTGGCAGCCTGGTGGTTTAGCCGGGTGAATATCCCTTGGATACAACTGGCCGTAGGCCTGTTCCTGGTCAGTACGGTCTTTCAATACCGGTTTGGTAAACGAAAGGCGGCCTTTAAGACTGAACTTTGGCATTTTATACCCCTTGGATTCCTGGTATCTATGGTCGGTACATTTACGGGAGGAATGGGCCCCATTCTCAATCCATTTCTACTCAATGTTGGCATCACAAAAGAAGCTCTGGTTGGTACCAAGGGAGCTCAGTCATTTTTCCTGGGCCTGGCACAGGTGGGCAGTTATACCTTCTTCGGTTTATTGAGCCCGGAACTTTGGACTTACGGAATCGCATTGGGAATTGGAGCTTCGCTGGGAAATTGGATCGGGAAAAAGATCTTAAAACGAATGAGTGCCCGCAGTTTTCGTCAATGGGTCATCGCCTTTATGGTGATCAGTGGCCTGGTGCTGATCATAAGAGCCATACCAGAATTATTATAG